The following proteins are co-located in the Camelina sativa cultivar DH55 unplaced genomic scaffold, Cs unpScaffold00820, whole genome shotgun sequence genome:
- the LOC104773956 gene encoding uncharacterized protein LOC104773956, whose protein sequence is MTRLLVLFQDDEPDDEDPRERDAFDIEKAVVEFIDEPSIVHDEYPDSSSDEDDEARRVRKRNNIRKVDGTLYYHQIFFNAIAFKEAVLGHALKTGCNIAQYMYDKTKIGFRCAGDGCIWRIYCAITKKCRRWRVNKYIDKHTCNPNGDCEMLKIEQTIKAKWKITVSRPQCQAARNKALRWIEKEYDEQFAMLQDYASEIRESNQDSTVEVDTVTNDAGEEVFNSFYVCFDVLKRTWKDSCRPLIGLDGTFIKGKVKGQLLVALGRDSDNAIYPIAWGCVQVENIVNWLWFVRKIKADLGLMDGDGYIIVSDRQKGLIRAVELELPKVEHRMCVRHIYGNLKRNHGKDKR, encoded by the exons ATGACGCGGCTACTGGTTCTGTTCCAAGACGATGAACCCGACGATGAAGATCCAAGAGAGCGAGACGCGTTTGACATCGAGAAAGCCGTAGTGGAGTTTATAGACGAACCATCGATAGTTCATGATGAGTATCCGGACAGttcaagtgatgaagatgatgaagctcGTCGAGTGAGAAAGCGGAACAACATCAGAAAAGTCGATGGGACTTTGTACTATCACCAAATATTCTTCAACGCCATTGCATTTAAGGAAGCTGTACTCGGCCATGCTCTGAAGACTGGATGCAACATCGCACAGTACATGTATGATAAAACCAAGATTGGATTTAGATGTGCTGGAGATGGATGTATTTGGCGCATATATTGTGCAATCACTAAGAAATGTAGGAGGTGGAGGGTGAATAAGTACATTGATAAGCATACATGTAATCCGAATGGAGATTGTGAGATGTTGAAG ATAGAACAAACCATTAAAGCGAAATGGAAGATCACTGTATCCAGGCCTCAATGTCAAGCTGCAAGGAATAAAGCTTTGAGATGGATTGAGAAAGAGTATGATGAGCAGTTTGCAATGCTCCAAGATTACGCGTCTGAGATACGAGAATCAAACCAAGATTCAACTGTTGAAGTTGACACTGTGACTAACGATGCAGGAGAAGAGGTATTCAACAGTTTCTATGTCTGCTTTGATGTGCTCAAGAGAACATGGAAAGATTCTTGTAGGCCACTAATAGGTTTAGATGGAACCTTTATAAAAGGTAAAGTTAAAGGTCAGTTGTTGGTTGCTTTAGGTAGAGATTCAGATAATGCTATCTACCCAATAGCATGGGGGTGTGTACAAGTAGAAAACATAGTAAATTGGTTGTGGTTTGTGAGGAAGATTAAGGCTGATTTGGGACTAATGGATGGTGATGGTTATATCATAGTCTCTGATCGCCAAAAG GGACTTATCCGAGCTGTTGAGTTAGAGCTACCAAAAGTTGAGCATAGAATGTGTGTCCGACACATTTATGGCAACTTGAAGAGAAACCATGGGA